A stretch of the Amycolatopsis sp. BJA-103 genome encodes the following:
- a CDS encoding response regulator: MIRVVVVDDQELMRVGFRMVLGAQADIDVVGEAGDGAQAIRMAEELRPDVVLMDVRMPVLDGVEATKRIVEAGTARVLVMTTFDLDEYVYSALQGGASGFLLKDTQPDHLVSALRAVASGDAVVSPSVTRRLLDRFVGGGGKPMRDAAELDVLTEREREVLVLIAKGLSNLEIAETLFLSEATVKTHVGRILSKLDLRDRVQAVVLAYETGLARPGVT; this comes from the coding sequence GTGATCCGAGTGGTGGTCGTCGACGACCAGGAATTGATGCGCGTCGGGTTCCGGATGGTCCTGGGCGCGCAGGCGGACATCGATGTCGTCGGTGAGGCGGGTGACGGGGCGCAGGCCATCCGCATGGCGGAGGAACTGCGGCCGGACGTCGTGCTGATGGACGTCCGGATGCCGGTGCTGGACGGGGTCGAGGCGACTAAGCGGATCGTCGAGGCCGGGACGGCGCGGGTGCTCGTGATGACGACGTTCGACCTGGACGAGTACGTCTATTCGGCGCTGCAGGGCGGGGCGAGCGGGTTCCTGTTGAAGGACACGCAGCCGGATCACCTGGTCTCGGCGCTGCGGGCGGTCGCTTCGGGCGACGCCGTGGTCTCGCCGTCGGTGACGCGGCGGCTGCTCGACCGGTTCGTCGGCGGCGGCGGGAAGCCGATGCGGGACGCGGCCGAGCTCGACGTCCTCACCGAACGGGAGCGGGAGGTGCTCGTGCTGATCGCGAAGGGCCTCTCGAACCTGGAGATCGCCGAGACGCTGTTCCTGTCCGAGGCGACGGTGAAGACGCACGTCGGGCGGATCCTGTCCAAACTGGATCTGCGTGACCGGGTGCAGGCCGTGGTGCTCGCCTACGAGACCGGTTTGGCGCGTCCCGGGGTCACCTGA
- a CDS encoding VOC family protein, protein MLRGLTTTTFYADDMAAAIEWYSDLFGIEPYFVRNGPDDKPAYVEFRIGDYQHEFGLVRGDYRPPLAQPGPGGAIANWAVDNVEEAFATLLEKGAKEYEPIIERGPGFVTGAVIDPFGNVLGVMFNQHYLDVLAGS, encoded by the coding sequence ATGCTGCGAGGTCTCACCACCACCACGTTCTACGCCGACGACATGGCCGCCGCGATCGAGTGGTACTCGGACCTCTTCGGGATCGAGCCGTACTTCGTCCGCAACGGTCCCGACGACAAGCCGGCGTACGTCGAGTTCCGGATCGGCGACTACCAGCACGAATTCGGCCTGGTCCGCGGCGACTACCGGCCGCCGCTGGCCCAGCCCGGCCCCGGCGGGGCGATCGCGAACTGGGCCGTCGACAACGTCGAAGAAGCCTTCGCGACGCTGCTCGAGAAGGGCGCGAAGGAGTACGAGCCGATCATCGAGCGCGGGCCCGGCTTCGTGACCGGGGCGGTCATCGACCCCTTCGGCAACGTCCTCGGCGTCATGTTCAACCAGCACTACCTGGACGTGCTGGCCGGGTCGTGA
- a CDS encoding SDR family NAD(P)-dependent oxidoreductase produces MDHKVAVVAGATRGCGRAIAVELGRLGWTVFVTGRTTREHQSPMKRSETIEDTAELVDAAGGRGIAVRTDFTNVSDVDALKRRIESEVDGRIDLLVDDVWGGDPFADFERAYWDSSLDDALTLVHNAIDTHLIALHRLLPLVVKREGGLVIEVTDGDHDEYVGAGIPYFLAKSGIRAIGRALGAELKKYGCVGMTVTPGFLRSESMLDHFGITEETWRDAVGKAAPVDFAISETPTLLGRGVAKLATDPEVSRFAGKTLASWTLMNEYGLTDVDGSRPDFGKWMAEVRDTGKDPETADHTLYR; encoded by the coding sequence GTGGATCATAAAGTTGCCGTGGTCGCGGGAGCGACGCGAGGATGTGGCCGCGCGATCGCGGTGGAACTGGGCAGGCTCGGCTGGACGGTGTTCGTCACCGGCCGCACGACGCGGGAGCACCAGTCACCGATGAAGCGGTCGGAGACGATCGAGGACACCGCCGAGCTCGTCGACGCGGCGGGCGGCCGGGGAATCGCGGTCCGGACCGACTTCACCAACGTGTCCGATGTGGACGCGCTGAAGCGGCGTATCGAGTCCGAAGTGGACGGCCGGATCGACCTCCTGGTCGACGACGTCTGGGGCGGCGACCCGTTCGCGGATTTCGAGCGGGCGTACTGGGACTCCAGTCTCGACGACGCCCTCACACTGGTGCACAACGCGATCGACACGCATTTGATCGCGTTGCACCGGCTTCTCCCGCTGGTCGTGAAACGGGAGGGCGGTCTCGTCATCGAGGTCACCGACGGTGATCACGACGAGTACGTCGGCGCGGGGATCCCGTACTTCCTCGCGAAGTCCGGCATCCGCGCGATCGGCAGGGCGCTGGGCGCCGAACTGAAGAAGTACGGCTGCGTCGGCATGACCGTCACGCCGGGCTTCCTGCGGTCGGAGTCGATGCTCGACCACTTCGGGATCACCGAGGAGACCTGGCGGGACGCGGTGGGCAAGGCGGCCCCGGTCGACTTCGCCATCTCGGAGACCCCGACGCTGCTCGGGCGCGGTGTCGCGAAACTGGCGACCGACCCGGAGGTCTCGCGGTTCGCGGGCAAGACGCTGGCGTCGTGGACGCTGATGAACGAGTACGGCCTGACCGACGTCGACGGCTCGCGCCCCGACTTCGGCAAGTGGATGGCCGAAGTCAGGGACACGGGCAAGGATCCGGAGACGGCCGACCACACCCTGTACCGCTGA
- a CDS encoding TetR/AcrR family transcriptional regulator, translating to MARPRTITDERLLKAAETVIGMVGPGFTLAQVAAEAGVAVGTVAQRFGSKNGLLQALSRANTESVVGRMRECGELADPVEGLRAAVVVIYEGVGSAETAANHLGQLGVDIGDPELRALLGEHFTAVEAEIRRLARAAARDLPGAPGVVRAARVLLGVANGASLDWSIRPKGRFVDRVGQDVDAVLTAWKGRVRSGS from the coding sequence ATGGCGAGGCCGCGCACCATCACCGACGAACGACTGCTGAAGGCGGCGGAGACCGTGATCGGCATGGTCGGCCCGGGTTTCACGCTGGCCCAGGTGGCGGCGGAGGCCGGGGTCGCGGTCGGCACGGTCGCCCAGCGATTCGGCTCGAAAAACGGTCTTTTGCAGGCATTGAGCCGGGCGAACACGGAGTCCGTCGTAGGGCGGATGCGGGAATGCGGCGAGCTGGCCGATCCCGTGGAAGGCCTGCGGGCCGCGGTCGTCGTGATCTACGAGGGCGTGGGTTCGGCGGAGACCGCGGCGAACCACCTCGGGCAGCTGGGGGTGGACATCGGGGATCCGGAACTCCGTGCCCTGTTGGGTGAACATTTCACCGCCGTGGAAGCGGAAATACGACGGCTGGCGCGCGCCGCGGCGCGTGACCTGCCGGGTGCGCCGGGTGTCGTCCGTGCGGCGAGGGTGCTGCTCGGAGTGGCGAACGGGGCTTCGCTGGACTGGTCGATCCGGCCGAAGGGCCGGTTCGTCGACCGCGTGGGGCAAGACGTGGACGCGGTGCTGACCGCGTGGAAGGGACGTGTCCGAAGTGGATCATAA
- a CDS encoding ABC transporter ATP-binding protein, which yields MIEAVGLTKRYGKTLAVNNLSFSVAGGKVTGFLGPNGAGKSTTMRMILGLDNPTSGEVRIGGKLYRELKDPLRTVGALLDAKWVHPNRSARAHLQWMAKSNKIPAARVEEVLETVGLTSVAGKRAGGFSLGMSQRLGIAAALLGDPEVLLFDEPVNGLDPEGILWIRKFMHRLADEGRTVFVSSHLLSEMALTASHLIVIGKGQLISQSSTEDFVSRAAENTVKVRSPQLPALRAALAQASAQVTDADKSLVVSGMDSDKIGEIAAANQIVLHELSPQTGSLEQAFMQITGDSVEYHTGLETEAAEVVAAAQ from the coding sequence ATGATCGAGGCAGTGGGCCTCACCAAGCGGTACGGCAAGACACTGGCGGTGAACAACCTGTCCTTCTCCGTCGCGGGAGGGAAGGTCACCGGATTCCTCGGCCCGAACGGGGCGGGCAAGTCGACGACCATGCGGATGATCCTCGGCCTCGACAACCCGACGTCGGGCGAGGTGCGCATCGGGGGCAAGCTCTACCGCGAGCTGAAGGACCCGCTGCGGACGGTCGGCGCACTGCTGGACGCGAAGTGGGTGCACCCCAACCGGTCGGCGCGGGCGCATCTGCAGTGGATGGCGAAATCCAACAAGATCCCGGCGGCCAGGGTCGAAGAGGTGCTCGAAACCGTCGGCCTCACCAGCGTCGCCGGAAAGCGGGCCGGCGGTTTCTCCCTCGGCATGTCGCAACGACTGGGGATCGCGGCGGCCCTGCTGGGCGACCCGGAGGTCCTCCTCTTCGACGAGCCGGTCAACGGCCTCGACCCCGAGGGCATCCTCTGGATCCGTAAGTTCATGCACCGGCTGGCCGACGAGGGCCGCACGGTGTTCGTTTCCTCGCACCTGCTTTCGGAGATGGCGCTCACCGCGAGCCACCTGATCGTGATCGGCAAGGGACAGCTGATTTCGCAGTCCTCCACCGAAGACTTCGTGTCACGGGCCGCCGAGAACACGGTCAAGGTCCGGTCGCCGCAACTGCCCGCGCTGCGCGCCGCGCTGGCGCAGGCGAGCGCCCAGGTCACCGACGCCGACAAATCGCTCGTCGTGTCCGGTATGGACAGTGACAAGATCGGCGAGATCGCCGCGGCCAACCAGATCGTGCTGCACGAGCTCAGCCCGCAGACCGGCTCCCTGGAGCAGGCCTTCATGCAGATCACCGGCGATTCGGTCGAGTACCACACCGGTCTCGAAACCGAAGCCGCCGAAGTGGTCGCCGCCGCCCAGTAG
- a CDS encoding ABC transporter permease yields MTLLAVERIKLFTTRSPWWCALAALAVVIGFAAIVSGAAPAGELTDVSLTQFGYGFGMAVIMVLAALSVTTEYRFGTIRTTFQAVPNRTAALLAKTGVVALLSLVIGEVAAFGAWGLASVMRPEDLALNTTVEWVSVAGVGVVFALASVIAVAIGVLIRHSAGAISLLLIYALAVENLIRLIPRIGKDIYEWMPFRVADRFLNGTGSAAAQSALSQGGALAYFAGFAAILLVISLVVANKRDA; encoded by the coding sequence ATGACTCTGCTCGCCGTGGAACGCATCAAGCTGTTCACCACACGCTCACCCTGGTGGTGCGCGCTGGCCGCACTGGCGGTCGTGATCGGTTTCGCCGCCATCGTCTCCGGTGCCGCACCCGCCGGTGAACTCACCGACGTGAGCCTGACCCAGTTCGGCTACGGCTTCGGGATGGCCGTGATCATGGTGCTCGCCGCGCTTTCGGTGACCACCGAATACCGCTTCGGCACCATCCGGACCACCTTCCAGGCCGTGCCGAACCGCACCGCGGCGCTGCTGGCCAAGACCGGCGTCGTCGCGCTCCTTTCGCTCGTGATCGGCGAGGTCGCCGCGTTCGGCGCCTGGGGCCTCGCCTCGGTCATGCGGCCGGAAGATCTCGCGCTGAACACCACCGTGGAGTGGGTCAGCGTCGCCGGCGTGGGCGTGGTGTTCGCCCTCGCCTCGGTGATCGCGGTCGCCATCGGTGTGCTGATCCGGCACAGCGCCGGCGCCATCTCGCTCCTGCTGATCTACGCCCTCGCGGTGGAGAACCTGATCCGGCTGATCCCGCGGATCGGCAAGGACATCTACGAGTGGATGCCGTTCCGCGTCGCCGACAGGTTCCTCAACGGCACGGGATCCGCCGCGGCCCAATCGGCGCTGAGCCAAGGCGGTGCGCTGGCCTACTTCGCCGGTTTCGCCGCGATCCTGCTGGTCATCTCGCTGGTCGTCGCGAACAAGCGCGACGCGTAA
- a CDS encoding ABC transporter ATP-binding protein: MIKATKLTKRYGDKIAVNDLSFTAEAGRVTGFLGPNGAGKSTTMRMMLGLDNPTSGSVTIDGKPYRELRDPLRTVGGMLDATWRHPGRTAREHLRWIAATNGLPDKRVDEVLNLVGLGSVAGKRAGQFSLGMSQRLGIATSLLGDPRVLLFDEPVNGLDPEGIVWIRQLMHALAAEGRTVFVSSHLLPEMAQTAQDLVVIGRGKLIYQGTMEDFVGRAKGLGVRVRSPQLPELREALTGKGAEFREEDGALIVSEMDSDHIGELAFAAGATLHELKPLAGSLEQAYMQLTAEAVEYGTGQVPEGVR; this comes from the coding sequence ATGATCAAGGCCACCAAACTCACGAAACGCTACGGCGACAAGATCGCCGTGAACGACCTTTCCTTCACTGCCGAGGCGGGACGGGTGACCGGCTTCCTCGGCCCCAACGGGGCGGGCAAGTCCACCACGATGCGGATGATGCTCGGGCTCGACAACCCCACGTCGGGCTCGGTCACCATCGACGGCAAGCCCTACCGCGAGCTGCGTGATCCACTTCGGACGGTCGGCGGCATGCTCGACGCCACCTGGCGGCACCCCGGCCGGACGGCCCGCGAGCACCTCCGGTGGATCGCCGCCACCAACGGCCTGCCCGACAAGCGCGTCGACGAGGTGCTCAACCTGGTCGGACTGGGGTCGGTCGCGGGCAAACGGGCCGGGCAGTTCTCGCTCGGGATGTCGCAACGGCTCGGGATCGCGACGTCGCTGCTGGGCGACCCGCGCGTCCTGCTGTTCGACGAACCGGTCAACGGACTCGACCCCGAGGGCATCGTGTGGATCCGGCAGCTGATGCACGCGCTCGCCGCCGAGGGCCGCACCGTGTTCGTGTCCAGCCACCTGCTGCCGGAGATGGCGCAGACCGCGCAGGACCTCGTCGTGATCGGCCGGGGGAAGCTGATCTACCAGGGCACGATGGAAGACTTCGTCGGCCGCGCGAAGGGCCTCGGGGTGCGGGTCCGCAGCCCGCAGCTGCCCGAGCTGAGGGAGGCGCTGACCGGCAAGGGCGCCGAATTCCGCGAAGAGGACGGCGCGCTCATCGTGTCCGAAATGGACAGCGACCACATCGGCGAGCTCGCGTTCGCCGCGGGCGCGACCCTCCACGAACTGAAGCCGCTCGCCGGCTCGCTCGAACAGGCGTACATGCAACTCACCGCCGAAGCCGTCGAATACGGCACCGGCCAGGTCCCGGAGGGCGTCCGATGA
- the trmB gene encoding tRNA (guanosine(46)-N7)-methyltransferase TrmB — MRSVVSYVKRGGRMTVGQQRAWDDLWPSLGRTVGELPEGTVDFGDWFGRQAPVMVEIGSGMGETTSQLAAAAPELNYVAVEVYDPGLGQLMLRAEKLGVKNLRLMHGDAVVLLTSHVEPGSLAGVRLFFPDPWPKKRHHKRRIVQPGFVSLVASRLMPGGTFHMATDWENYAEQMMEVCSAEPLLRNRHAGEPGGWAPRPEWRPVTKFENRADVEGRISHDLIFERV; from the coding sequence ATGCGCAGCGTGGTCAGCTATGTCAAACGCGGCGGCCGGATGACCGTCGGGCAGCAGCGAGCCTGGGACGACCTCTGGCCGTCGCTCGGCCGCACGGTCGGCGAACTGCCCGAAGGCACGGTGGATTTCGGCGACTGGTTCGGCAGGCAGGCCCCGGTCATGGTGGAGATCGGCTCGGGTATGGGCGAGACCACGTCCCAGCTCGCGGCCGCCGCGCCGGAGCTCAACTACGTCGCGGTCGAGGTGTACGACCCCGGGCTGGGCCAGCTGATGCTGCGCGCGGAGAAGCTCGGGGTGAAGAACCTGCGGCTGATGCACGGTGACGCCGTCGTGCTGCTGACGTCGCACGTCGAACCGGGCTCGCTGGCCGGGGTCCGGCTGTTCTTCCCGGACCCGTGGCCGAAGAAGCGGCATCACAAACGGCGGATCGTGCAGCCCGGGTTCGTCTCGCTGGTGGCCTCGCGGCTCATGCCGGGCGGGACCTTCCACATGGCGACCGACTGGGAGAACTACGCGGAGCAGATGATGGAGGTCTGCTCGGCCGAGCCGCTCCTGCGCAACCGCCACGCCGGCGAGCCCGGCGGCTGGGCCCCGCGCCCGGAGTGGCGTCCGGTCACGAAGTTCGAGAACCGCGCCGACGTCGAAGGCCGGATCTCGCACGACCTGATCTTCGAACGGGTCTAA
- a CDS encoding FtsX-like permease family protein, translating to MNSFQLAMRVLRVDRRTRTSAILTAVGVAVATSLVLLLASLPGATQARSQRAIWQDIYSYNAPSSSGDTAKPSGPLLMAANKDYSGGREIIRVDIAQTGTAPMLSLPPGIPKLPAPGESIVSPELGKLIQSTPQAQLGDRFGKLVDSLGPDSLMYPEQLVAVVGHTPESMPQSALAADGFPNKQAKPDPMLELLAWVGVIVLLVPSLVLVASSARLTAARRELRMAALRLAGATPGQVTKIVAAETALSAVVGALLGILVAPALQGLSTFVPWAGGTWLASDFSLSLGSTIAVAVTIPLLVVFAGILGIRRVLKTPLFAASAHARKPLHWWRLLAVPVAGAFFLFAVTQDESSLPMVMFGLFLLVGSAAIIGPWVTSAVGGTFVRVWRKPASLLAGRRLRDDPKSAYRATAGVVLAVFTGSMALTLLPSFESMAGGGRTFKDNVLYAESDATHARQIAEGTNASLARNGITDKALAVGQVYLSTGEPGTRGQTLQRAFVMTCEDATKLLRVNIGGACGPEPAIYSSHKLDPASYSVTSDYDKAGPQLNPQAPMRLYPEGDEDTSSTIVIDPALIPAGVQLERFDVVVPTTPANGEVVRTALVGAAPGQEVVSRGLHLIGQQQELGDLRRVTVIGLIAAGVLAGCSAAVATAGSVMDRRRTFGALIAAGTPVRVLARALRMEAALPAMVATIGAGVVGIGVGVGLYSMVEKDPVVLSPWLLAPVVLGIGVALLGASVSTPALKRVQSEPLAEE from the coding sequence ATGAACAGCTTCCAGCTGGCCATGCGGGTGCTCCGGGTCGACCGCCGGACCCGCACGTCGGCCATCCTCACCGCGGTCGGGGTCGCCGTCGCGACCAGTCTGGTGCTCCTGCTGGCCTCCCTCCCGGGTGCCACGCAGGCCCGCTCACAGCGGGCGATCTGGCAGGACATCTACAGCTACAACGCGCCTTCGAGTTCGGGCGACACGGCCAAGCCGTCGGGCCCGCTGCTGATGGCGGCGAACAAGGACTACTCGGGTGGCCGCGAGATCATCCGCGTCGACATCGCCCAGACCGGCACCGCGCCGATGCTCAGCCTCCCGCCGGGCATCCCGAAGCTGCCGGCCCCCGGTGAGTCGATCGTTTCGCCCGAACTCGGGAAACTGATCCAGTCGACGCCGCAGGCCCAGCTCGGGGACCGGTTCGGCAAGCTCGTCGACTCGCTCGGCCCGGATTCGCTGATGTATCCGGAGCAGCTGGTCGCCGTCGTCGGCCACACCCCGGAGTCGATGCCGCAGTCGGCGCTCGCCGCGGACGGCTTCCCCAACAAGCAGGCGAAGCCCGACCCGATGCTCGAACTGCTCGCCTGGGTCGGCGTCATCGTCCTGCTCGTGCCGAGCCTGGTGCTCGTCGCGTCTTCGGCCCGGCTCACCGCCGCCCGGCGTGAGCTGCGGATGGCGGCGCTGCGGCTGGCGGGCGCGACCCCGGGGCAGGTGACGAAGATCGTCGCCGCCGAGACGGCGTTGTCCGCGGTCGTCGGAGCCCTGCTCGGCATCCTCGTGGCACCGGCGCTCCAGGGTCTCTCGACGTTCGTCCCCTGGGCAGGTGGAACCTGGCTCGCGTCGGACTTCAGCCTTTCGCTGGGCTCGACCATCGCGGTCGCCGTGACGATTCCGCTCCTGGTGGTCTTCGCCGGTATTCTCGGCATCCGCCGCGTGCTGAAGACGCCGTTGTTCGCGGCTTCTGCGCACGCTCGCAAGCCACTGCACTGGTGGCGGCTGCTCGCGGTCCCCGTGGCCGGCGCCTTCTTCCTCTTCGCGGTCACCCAGGACGAGTCCAGCCTGCCGATGGTGATGTTCGGCCTGTTCCTGCTGGTCGGATCGGCCGCGATCATCGGGCCGTGGGTCACCTCCGCGGTGGGCGGAACGTTCGTCCGGGTCTGGCGCAAACCGGCTTCGCTGCTGGCCGGGCGCAGGCTCCGTGACGATCCGAAGAGCGCCTATCGCGCCACGGCGGGTGTCGTGCTCGCGGTGTTCACCGGCTCGATGGCGCTCACGCTGCTGCCCTCGTTCGAGTCGATGGCGGGCGGTGGCCGGACCTTCAAGGACAACGTCCTCTACGCCGAGAGCGACGCGACCCACGCGCGGCAGATCGCCGAGGGGACCAACGCCTCCCTCGCCCGCAACGGGATCACCGACAAGGCCCTCGCGGTCGGCCAGGTCTACCTGTCCACCGGCGAGCCGGGCACCCGCGGCCAGACGCTGCAAAGGGCCTTCGTCATGACCTGCGAGGACGCCACGAAGCTGCTGCGGGTGAACATCGGCGGCGCCTGCGGTCCGGAACCCGCGATCTACAGCAGTCACAAGCTCGACCCGGCGTCGTACAGCGTGACGTCGGACTACGACAAGGCCGGCCCGCAGCTGAATCCGCAGGCTCCGATGCGCCTCTACCCGGAAGGTGACGAGGACACGTCGAGCACGATCGTGATCGACCCGGCCCTGATCCCCGCGGGTGTCCAGCTGGAGCGGTTCGACGTGGTCGTGCCGACGACCCCGGCGAACGGCGAGGTCGTGCGGACCGCGCTGGTCGGGGCGGCACCGGGCCAGGAGGTCGTCAGCCGTGGCCTGCACCTGATCGGCCAGCAGCAGGAGCTCGGCGACCTGCGCCGGGTCACCGTGATCGGCCTGATCGCCGCCGGGGTGCTCGCCGGCTGCAGCGCGGCCGTCGCGACCGCCGGTTCGGTGATGGACCGCCGCCGCACCTTCGGAGCGCTCATCGCGGCCGGGACACCGGTCCGGGTGCTGGCGAGGGCGCTGCGGATGGAGGCGGCCCTGCCCGCGATGGTGGCCACCATCGGCGCGGGTGTGGTCGGGATCGGAGTCGGCGTCGGGCTCTACAGCATGGTCGAGAAGGACCCGGTCGTGCTGAGCCCGTGGCTGCTGGCGCCCGTGGTGCTGGGAATCGGGGTGGCGCTGCTCGGGGCATCCGTCTCGACCCCGGCGCTCAAGCGGGTGCAGTCGGAGCCGCTCGCCGAGGAGTAA